A window of Cryptomeria japonica chromosome 3, Sugi_1.0, whole genome shotgun sequence contains these coding sequences:
- the LOC131044260 gene encoding pentatricopeptide repeat-containing protein At1g73400, mitochondrial, whose translation MVLKIAAECKLSTVWHHLRALQCKPTGYPLASMVFSGLVLPWTQSIAALHHRLPNTHHRFTNIHLSTLSTNVAIQPFGVGNLCKTQEGESSVAVLSDLDEVCRIISENLDAGNDMESALEKCGVQMSTELVDKILERFRFQEKVAFRFFTWASHQNGYRHESHTFNEMIDILSSTKFKSKQFAIICDLLKLMKRSSNSRLPIEAFAKVLRDYTEKHLITLRKFANKKKGKIKANPEVNALNMLLDALCKCYLVSEAQALFDKLRIKFKPDDKTYSVLFFGWCTVRKPYKAMEILNEMIDVGHDPDNFTYNTLLDALSTDGHVGEALKFFNFMKEKGCAQSVPTAKTYSILIVAFSQLGRIEEALGLLSEMRDSGCLPDVPTYTEMIEGFCSAGKLEEAFKLLDEMRDKGYPPDIVTYNCFMKVLCNLKNVNEALRLFDRIKDVGCLPSIHTYNMLIKMFCEMGQLHMAFDLFHDMNKPGVCSPDAFTYCTLIKGLLENGEIEEACSCLKDAVWNNMRLPYHAYDNFLMELSKAGDLRRIQWLSGYMRHFYHHRQSRRFHKAQRWRKGGDKG comes from the coding sequence ATGGTTCTTAAAATTGCAGCTGAATGTAAATTATCCACTGTGTGGCACCACTTAAGGGCCCTTCAATGCAAACCCACAGGATACCCATTAGCCTCAATGGTTTTTTCAGGGTTGGTACTTCCATGGACCCAATCAATAGCAGCTCTGCATCATCGTCTACCTAATACCCATCATCGTTTCACCAATATTCATTTATCTACATTATCAACTAATGTCGCAATCCAGCCGTTCGGTGTGGGTAACCTCTGTAAAACTCAGGAGGGAGAAAGCAGCGTGGCAGTCTTGTCTGATTTGGATGAGGTGTGCAGGATAATATCTGAAAATTTGGATGCAGGTAATGACATGGAGTCTGCCCTAGAAAAATGCGGTGTTCAGATGTCCACAGAACTAGTTGACAAAATTCTGGAGAGGTTCCGGTTTCAGGAAAAGGTCGCCTTTCGGTTTTTCACATGGGCCAGTCATCAAAATGGCTACAGGCATGAATCCCATACGTTCAATGAGATGATTGATATACTTtctagtaccaagttcaagtcgaAGCAGTTTGCTATTATTTGTGACTTGTTGAAACTTATGAAAAGAAGCAGTAATTCTAGGTTACCCATTGAGGCATTTGCCAAGGTACTGAGGGATTATACAGAAAAACATCTTATAACTCTGAGAAAATTTGCAAATAAGAAGAAAGGAAAGATTAAAGCCAACCCTGAAGTCAATGCATTGAACATGCTTCTGGACGCGCTTTGCAAGTGCTATTTAGTTTCTGAGGCCCAAGCCTTGTTTGATAAGTTAAGGATTAAATTTAAACCAGACGACAAGACTTATTCTGTTCTTTTCTTCGGATGGTGCACTGTTAGGAAACCGTATAAGGCTATGGAGATTTTGAATGAAATGATTGATGTGGGTCATGATCCTGATAATTTCACTTACAATACTTTGCTTGATGCATTATCTACGGATGGCCATGTAGGAGAggccttgaaattttttaattttatgaaagaAAAAGGGTGTGCCCAGTCTGTACCTACTGCAAAGACTTACAGCATCCTGATTGTTGCATTTAGCCAGTTAGGGAGAATAGAGGAAGCCTTGGGACTTCTTAGTGAGATGAGAGATAGTGGATGCCTTCCCGATGTCCCGACGTACACTGAAATGATTGAAGGATTTTGCAGTGCAGGAAAACTTGAGGAAGCCTTTAAGCTTTTGGATGAAATGAGAGACAAAGGGTATCCTCCGGACATTGTTACTTACAATTGCTTTATGAAAGTGCTGTGCAACCTTAAAAATGTAAATGAAGCCCTTAGACTTTTTGATAGAATAAAAGATGTAGGTTGCCTGCCAAGTATTCACACATACAACATGTTGATAAAAATGTTCTGTGAGATGGGTCAACTGCATATGGCCTTCGACTTATTCCATGACATGAATAAACCTGGGGTTTGTTCACCTGATGCATTCACGTACTGTACTTTGATCAAAGGGCTCCTTGAAAATGGCGAGATAGAAGAGGCCTGCTCATGTTTGAAGGACGCTGTCTGGAATAACATGAGACTCCCATACCATGCCTATGATAACTTCTTGATGGAGCTTTCAAAAGCGGGTGACCTACGAAGGATCCAGTGGCTTTCAGGTTACATGAGACATTTTTATCATCATAGACAGTCCAGGCGCTTTCATAAGGCTCAAAGATGGAGGAAAGGAGGGGACAAAGGATGA